The following proteins come from a genomic window of Aequorivita marisscotiae:
- the fabD gene encoding ACP S-malonyltransferase, translating into MKAYIFPGQGAQFTGMGKDLYENSLKAKELFQQANEILGFDITKIMFEGTADELKETKVTQPAIFLHSTILAEVMGSKFKPDMVAGHSLGEISALVANKTLAFSDGLQLVYKRALAMQKACEVTPSTMAAVLGLDDHLVEEICANTPGIVVAANYNCPGQLVISGDVNAVEKACESLKEAGARRALILPVGGAFHSPLMEPAREELAAAIEDTHFKKPACPIYQNVSTFAVTEPKKIKENLIFQLTAPVKWTQSVQNMIKDGATNFVEVGPGNVLQGLVKKIDRNAETEKGEA; encoded by the coding sequence ATGAAAGCATACATATTTCCCGGACAGGGCGCGCAGTTTACCGGAATGGGTAAAGATCTTTACGAAAACTCTTTAAAAGCAAAAGAACTTTTTCAACAAGCAAACGAAATTTTAGGATTTGACATTACCAAAATAATGTTCGAAGGCACTGCAGACGAGTTAAAAGAAACCAAAGTAACCCAACCCGCTATTTTTCTTCACTCCACTATTTTAGCCGAAGTGATGGGTAGCAAGTTTAAGCCAGATATGGTTGCTGGGCATTCTTTAGGCGAAATTTCGGCTTTGGTGGCCAACAAAACGCTTGCCTTCAGCGATGGCTTACAGTTGGTTTACAAACGTGCTTTGGCAATGCAAAAGGCTTGTGAAGTAACGCCTTCAACTATGGCCGCAGTTCTAGGTTTGGATGATCATTTGGTTGAAGAAATATGTGCAAATACTCCTGGAATCGTGGTTGCCGCAAATTATAATTGTCCCGGACAGTTAGTAATTTCAGGCGATGTTAATGCTGTAGAAAAAGCTTGTGAAAGTTTAAAAGAAGCTGGCGCACGTAGAGCTTTAATTTTGCCAGTAGGCGGCGCGTTCCACAGCCCGTTGATGGAACCTGCTCGCGAAGAATTGGCAGCAGCTATTGAAGATACACATTTTAAAAAGCCAGCTTGCCCCATTTATCAAAATGTTTCAACCTTTGCTGTGACTGAACCAAAAAAAATAAAGGAAAATCTCATCTTTCAACTTACAGCTCCTGTAAAATGGACCCAGAGTGTTCAAAACATGATTAAGGATGGCGCAACCAATTTTGTAGAAGTTGGTCCCGGCAATGTTCTCCAGGGATTGGTAAAGAAAATTGACAGAAATGCCGAAACTGAAAAAGGCGAGGCATAA
- a CDS encoding DegT/DnrJ/EryC1/StrS family aminotransferase, which yields MKKIEMVDLKGQYQKIKERVDSSILNVIETTAFVNGPEVHQFQKELETYLGVKHVIPCANGTDALQIAMMGLGLKPGDEVITADFTFAATVEVIALLQLTPVLVDVDPVNFNIDVEAIKKSITPKTKAIVPVHLFGLAANMDEIMAIAEEHNLYVIEDNAQGIGADYTSKDGTKMKTGTIGHVASTSFFPSKNLGCYGDGGAIFTNDDDLAHTIRGIVNHGMYVRYHHDVVGVNSRLDSIQAAVLRAKLPLLDEYNAARRNAARKYSEAFAGVKNIVTPTGFCNNTQTICDVCDCHVFHQYTLKIINADRDALVNHLNEKGIPCGVYYPIPLHLQKAYRDERYKEEDFTVTNQLINEVISLPMHTELDDEQIDFITKTVINFIEKY from the coding sequence ATGAAAAAAATAGAAATGGTTGATCTTAAAGGTCAATATCAAAAAATAAAGGAGCGGGTAGACAGTTCCATTTTAAACGTTATTGAAACTACCGCTTTTGTGAATGGTCCCGAGGTACATCAATTTCAAAAAGAATTGGAAACATACTTGGGGGTGAAGCACGTGATTCCCTGCGCCAATGGTACCGATGCATTACAAATAGCGATGATGGGGCTTGGATTAAAACCCGGCGATGAGGTAATTACTGCCGATTTTACCTTTGCTGCAACTGTTGAGGTTATCGCGCTCTTGCAATTAACCCCGGTCTTGGTAGATGTAGATCCGGTAAATTTTAATATAGATGTTGAAGCTATTAAAAAATCAATAACGCCCAAAACCAAAGCCATAGTTCCCGTGCATCTTTTTGGCCTGGCCGCTAATATGGACGAAATTATGGCTATAGCCGAAGAACACAATCTTTATGTAATTGAAGATAACGCGCAAGGCATTGGTGCAGATTACACATCAAAAGACGGTACTAAAATGAAAACCGGCACTATTGGTCATGTTGCGTCAACCTCTTTTTTTCCTTCTAAAAATCTAGGATGCTATGGCGATGGCGGCGCGATTTTTACAAACGATGATGATTTAGCACATACCATTCGCGGTATTGTAAACCACGGTATGTACGTGCGTTACCATCACGATGTCGTGGGTGTAAATAGTAGGTTAGATAGCATTCAGGCCGCAGTGCTACGTGCAAAGCTGCCCCTTTTAGATGAATATAATGCGGCCCGCAGAAATGCAGCCCGCAAATATAGCGAGGCTTTTGCAGGTGTAAAAAATATAGTAACGCCCACCGGTTTTTGCAATAACACGCAAACTATATGCGATGTTTGCGATTGTCACGTTTTTCATCAATACACTTTAAAAATAATTAATGCAGATCGCGATGCGTTGGTTAACCATTTAAATGAAAAAGGAATTCCGTGTGGAGTTTATTATCCAATTCCATTACACTTGCAAAAGGCGTATAGAGATGAACGTTATAAAGAAGAAGATTTCACGGTTACCAATCAGTTAATAAATGAAGTTATTTCGCTGCCAATGCACACCGAGTTGGATGATGAACAAATAGATTTTATAACAAAAACGGTAATTAATTTTATTGAGAAATATTAA
- a CDS encoding hemerythrin domain-containing protein, translated as MNKTTKNPKVELTPIIEEHDEVILLCERIRLGLRNKVDAKRIKKYIDWFKANYLDAHFDMEQKNIFPILGENNVRVKRALANHRRLNRLFAETAELNKILHKIEEELSSYINFEERILYKEIQLVATEQQLEVIENGEQQIVFSDETWKDRFWLSLSA; from the coding sequence ATGAACAAAACAACAAAGAATCCGAAGGTAGAACTAACGCCTATTATTGAAGAACACGACGAGGTTATCCTGCTCTGCGAACGCATACGACTGGGACTACGCAATAAAGTTGATGCCAAACGAATTAAAAAATATATTGATTGGTTTAAGGCGAATTATTTAGACGCTCATTTTGATATGGAGCAAAAAAACATTTTTCCAATTCTAGGCGAAAATAATGTACGTGTTAAGAGAGCCTTAGCAAACCACAGAAGACTAAATAGGTTATTTGCAGAAACCGCAGAACTAAACAAGATACTGCACAAAATAGAAGAAGAACTAAGCAGTTATATTAATTTTGAAGAGCGCATTTTGTATAAAGAAATTCAACTTGTTGCTACCGAACAACAGTTAGAAGTAATAGAAAATGGTGAACAACAAATAGTTTTTTCCGATGAAACGTGGAAAGACAGATTTTGGTTATCCTTAAGTGCTTAA
- the galE gene encoding UDP-glucose 4-epimerase GalE yields MKKILVTGGLGYIGSHTVVELQNSGFQVIIIDNLSNSSIDVLEGLTNITKTAPSFERLDLRIKADVTDFFKRNQDIEGIIHFAASKAVGESVENPLLYYENNLNTLIYLLQECKAYGINNFIFSSSCTVYGEPDSLPITENAPVKAATSPYGNTKQISEEILKDACSISTLKSIALRYFNPIGAHETAEIGELPAGVPQNLVPFITQTAAGVRKELSVFGDDYPTEDGSCVRDYIHVVDLAKAHVTALQRLLLNKNETQFEVFNLGTGRGSSVLEVVESFEKTTGEKLNYKIVDRRPGDVISVYADTKKANEILGWKAEKTMEDALASAWKWEKKVREIA; encoded by the coding sequence ATGAAAAAAATACTAGTAACTGGCGGATTGGGCTATATAGGAAGTCACACCGTAGTTGAACTTCAAAATTCAGGTTTTCAAGTTATCATAATCGATAACCTTTCAAATTCTTCAATTGATGTTTTGGAGGGATTGACCAACATCACTAAAACAGCGCCCAGTTTCGAAAGACTCGATCTTAGAATAAAAGCAGATGTTACAGACTTCTTTAAAAGAAATCAAGATATAGAAGGGATTATTCATTTTGCTGCCAGTAAAGCGGTGGGCGAAAGTGTTGAAAATCCGTTGCTTTATTACGAAAACAATCTAAATACACTTATCTATTTACTTCAGGAGTGCAAAGCGTACGGTATAAATAACTTTATCTTTAGTTCGTCCTGCACGGTTTACGGCGAGCCAGATTCACTTCCAATTACAGAGAACGCCCCTGTTAAGGCTGCAACTTCTCCATATGGAAACACCAAACAGATAAGTGAAGAAATATTAAAGGATGCGTGTTCCATTTCAACTTTAAAGTCCATAGCACTGCGATACTTTAATCCCATTGGAGCACACGAAACTGCCGAAATTGGCGAACTACCGGCGGGCGTGCCACAGAATCTTGTACCGTTTATTACCCAAACCGCTGCCGGGGTCCGAAAGGAGCTATCGGTTTTTGGAGATGATTATCCTACCGAAGATGGTAGTTGTGTTCGCGATTATATACATGTAGTAGATCTGGCAAAAGCCCACGTTACTGCATTGCAACGCTTACTTTTAAACAAAAATGAAACACAGTTCGAGGTTTTTAACTTAGGTACCGGCAGAGGCAGCTCTGTTTTGGAGGTTGTAGAATCTTTCGAAAAAACCACGGGTGAAAAACTGAATTACAAAATTGTGGACCGTCGTCCGGGCGATGTTATTTCGGTTTATGCAGACACAAAGAAGGCAAATGAAATTTTAGGTTGGAAAGCCGAAAAAACTATGGAAGATGCTTTGGCTTCAGCTTGGAAGTGGGAGAAGAAAGTTCGTGAAATAGCGTAA
- a CDS encoding LexA family transcriptional regulator, whose amino-acid sequence MESKLSIEAQRFKKIREELRHTQQSFAELLEIGATTADIERGKTKITGKVVMELMAQFNINPLWIYGKSFEKYIDTSRGDVSPKVLTLDTTGEDSIILVNQKAAAGYPNNIHDVGWYQTLPAFNIPLPEYRNASYRGFQVEGDSMLPNIRPNEWVLGRAVPSINEAADSKIYIVVLRDSVLVKKLQKIPNNPQAIRLISLNEEYLPIDVKVKDIQELWMVNSKLTFGIDEPSESNLLRQLQQSMDDLKAQVIGITQKKTD is encoded by the coding sequence ATGGAATCTAAACTATCTATAGAAGCTCAGCGTTTTAAGAAAATTCGCGAAGAGCTAAGGCATACCCAGCAATCCTTTGCCGAATTGCTAGAAATTGGTGCAACAACCGCCGATATTGAAAGAGGAAAAACCAAAATTACCGGGAAGGTTGTGATGGAGCTCATGGCGCAGTTTAATATAAATCCGTTATGGATTTATGGTAAAAGTTTTGAAAAATATATAGATACGAGTCGTGGTGATGTAAGTCCAAAAGTTTTAACGCTAGATACAACGGGTGAAGATTCTATTATTTTAGTGAACCAAAAAGCAGCTGCCGGATACCCCAACAATATACACGATGTGGGATGGTACCAAACGCTTCCGGCATTTAATATTCCTTTGCCAGAATATAGAAACGCATCCTATCGCGGTTTTCAGGTAGAAGGTGATAGTATGTTGCCGAATATTAGGCCAAATGAATGGGTTTTAGGTAGGGCTGTACCTAGTATAAACGAAGCTGCCGACAGTAAAATTTATATCGTTGTTTTAAGAGATTCCGTACTGGTGAAAAAATTGCAGAAAATACCTAATAATCCTCAGGCAATTAGGCTAATATCTTTAAATGAGGAATATCTGCCAATTGATGTAAAAGTGAAGGATATTCAAGAATTGTGGATGGTAAATAGCAAATTAACCTTCGGAATTGACGAGCCGTCAGAAAGTAATTTGCTGCGCCAGTTACAACAATCTATGGACGATCTAAAAGCACAAGTTATAGGAATAACGCAAAAAAAAACCGACTAA
- a CDS encoding fructosamine kinase family protein: MDSEIALIAFPYQLEKLLSEIASQNNLQLIDAQPLSGGDINQVFLLKCKQGRFVVKLNNNTSKFPNMFVAEAAGLQLLKTSESFSIPEVVTTGTSENTSYLLMEYISVGKLRSDFWSLFAEKLATLHKTTQQNFGLDHDNYIGSLKQQNNICISASEFYITQRLEPQFKLASNHKFHFKNLEILYKNISEEIPTEPPSLIHGDLWNGNFLISEKGEAVLIDPAVAFASREMDLAMMKLFGGFSEEVFYNYSAIFPLNEGWEKRVSLWQLYYLLVHLNIFGSGYLPQVNQIVNRFL; the protein is encoded by the coding sequence TTGGATTCAGAAATAGCGTTAATTGCTTTCCCGTATCAATTGGAAAAACTACTTTCTGAAATAGCATCGCAAAACAACCTTCAATTAATTGATGCGCAACCACTATCTGGGGGCGACATTAACCAAGTTTTTCTTTTAAAGTGTAAACAAGGGCGTTTTGTTGTGAAATTGAATAATAATACCTCAAAGTTTCCCAATATGTTTGTTGCCGAAGCGGCAGGTTTGCAATTGCTTAAAACCTCGGAAAGCTTTAGCATACCCGAAGTAGTGACAACCGGCACTTCCGAAAATACTTCCTATTTGTTGATGGAATATATTTCTGTTGGTAAATTACGCAGTGATTTTTGGAGCCTATTTGCCGAAAAGCTGGCGACCCTCCATAAAACCACTCAGCAAAATTTTGGATTGGACCACGACAATTATATAGGTAGTTTAAAGCAGCAAAATAACATCTGTATTTCTGCTTCAGAATTTTACATTACACAAAGATTAGAACCGCAATTTAAATTAGCGTCCAACCATAAATTTCATTTTAAAAATCTTGAAATATTGTATAAAAATATTTCAGAAGAAATCCCGACTGAACCTCCTTCATTAATTCACGGCGATCTTTGGAACGGAAATTTTTTAATTTCAGAAAAGGGAGAGGCCGTTTTAATAGACCCGGCAGTAGCTTTCGCATCGCGCGAAATGGATCTTGCCATGATGAAGCTTTTCGGTGGTTTTTCGGAAGAAGTTTTTTATAATTATAGCGCTATTTTTCCTTTAAACGAAGGCTGGGAAAAACGTGTATCACTGTGGCAACTGTATTATTTATTGGTTCATTTAAATATTTTTGGCTCAGGCTATTTACCGCAGGTGAACCAAATAGTAAATCGATTTTTATAG
- a CDS encoding 3-deoxy-D-manno-octulosonic acid transferase gives MRTFYNVIIYLVSFGLHIAALFSKKLALFISGRKDVFKILEKKISAADKTIWFHCASLGEFEQGVPIMEAVKKIKPNHKIIVSFFSPSGFENKKNTPLADAVVYLPIDTAINARKFISAITPTLAIFVKYEFWPNYLFELQKKNIPTLLVSGVFRKNQIFFKSYGGFMRRALGTFNHFFLQDKDSETLLKGIGIKQTTVSGDTRFDRVSHQIEIDNTLKFAAEFKQNSVCIVCGSTWQEDENVLIDYINSAPDTVKFIIAPHKIESDKIAAFTTKIVKKMVLHSAIDEVNISEYNVLIIDCIGLLTKLYNYADIAYVGGAMGKTGLHNILEPATFGVPIVIGKNFDAFPEAIRLRDLAGLFAVKNAAEANEILSKLVNDEHFRNKTGMIAGHFVNNNTGATKTIVNWISHKLK, from the coding sequence ATGCGCACCTTTTATAATGTAATAATTTACTTAGTGTCCTTCGGGCTACACATTGCGGCACTTTTCAGTAAAAAGTTAGCGCTCTTTATTTCGGGCAGAAAAGATGTTTTTAAAATTTTAGAAAAAAAGATTTCGGCTGCAGATAAAACTATTTGGTTCCACTGTGCCTCTTTGGGCGAATTTGAACAAGGGGTACCAATAATGGAAGCTGTAAAAAAAATAAAACCCAACCATAAAATTATTGTCAGTTTTTTTTCGCCTTCGGGTTTTGAAAATAAAAAAAATACTCCTTTGGCAGATGCGGTGGTCTATTTACCGATAGATACCGCCATAAACGCTCGAAAATTTATTTCGGCAATTACGCCTACTCTTGCCATCTTTGTGAAGTACGAATTTTGGCCCAACTACTTATTCGAACTTCAGAAAAAGAACATCCCAACGCTTTTGGTTTCAGGTGTGTTCCGGAAAAATCAGATATTTTTTAAAAGCTATGGCGGGTTTATGCGAAGAGCTCTTGGCACTTTTAATCATTTTTTTCTACAGGATAAAGATTCTGAAACACTTTTGAAAGGTATTGGCATTAAACAAACTACCGTGAGCGGCGACACACGTTTTGACCGGGTTTCGCATCAAATTGAAATTGACAATACTTTAAAATTTGCAGCAGAGTTTAAACAAAATTCTGTTTGTATTGTCTGCGGAAGTACGTGGCAGGAAGATGAAAATGTACTAATAGACTATATAAATTCGGCTCCCGACACAGTAAAATTCATTATTGCCCCGCATAAAATTGAAAGTGATAAAATAGCCGCTTTCACCACCAAAATAGTAAAGAAAATGGTGCTTCATTCCGCAATAGACGAAGTAAATATTTCAGAATACAATGTATTAATAATAGATTGTATAGGTTTATTGACCAAACTTTACAATTATGCAGATATTGCGTATGTGGGCGGTGCAATGGGTAAAACGGGACTTCACAATATCTTGGAACCTGCTACTTTTGGTGTGCCCATTGTAATCGGTAAAAATTTTGATGCATTCCCAGAAGCCATTCGTTTGCGCGATCTAGCTGGTTTATTCGCCGTAAAAAATGCTGCTGAAGCCAATGAAATTCTTTCCAAATTAGTGAACGATGAACATTTCCGAAACAAAACTGGAATGATTGCCGGTCACTTTGTAAACAACAATACGGGCGCTACAAAGACTATTGTTAACTGGATTTCCCACAAATTAAAATGA
- a CDS encoding cupin codes for MKLASLVKELEYHETRPTIQVLMETETGKEIRIAFKEGHVMKEHKTPFPIVVEVFEGSIEFGINGVIHNLQKGDLVALEGGVPHDLKALQTSTVRLSLNKADSAKRVDDVAKNS; via the coding sequence ATGAAATTAGCATCATTAGTTAAGGAACTTGAATATCACGAAACTCGTCCGACCATTCAAGTTTTAATGGAAACCGAAACAGGAAAGGAAATAAGAATTGCATTTAAGGAGGGTCATGTAATGAAAGAGCACAAAACACCTTTTCCGATTGTAGTTGAAGTTTTTGAGGGCAGCATTGAATTTGGGATAAATGGAGTTATTCACAATTTGCAAAAGGGAGATTTGGTAGCGCTGGAAGGCGGTGTGCCACACGATTTAAAAGCTTTACAAACCAGTACGGTACGTTTAAGTTTAAACAAAGCAGATTCCGCAAAACGAGTGGACGATGTTGCAAAAAATTCCTGA
- a CDS encoding class I SAM-dependent methyltransferase, with protein sequence MGHKTINTEQGHWILANMGKKVLRPGGKKLTSKLVGGMHVCPEDSFVEFAPGIGFTMAKILKEKPKNYTGIELNEEATAKLRKKLNGAKTATIINTYAAQTGLKDESADKVLGEAILTMQVDKRKSEIIREAFRILKKGGLYGIHELGLTPNELDVKFKETIQRKLAQTIRVNARPLTQKEWCQLLENEGFVIKAIYESPMHLLKPKRMIADEGIFRALKIGFNILSHPAAKKRILKMRKIFNKYENQMTSYAIIAQKP encoded by the coding sequence ATGGGTCATAAAACAATAAATACCGAACAAGGCCACTGGATTCTCGCCAATATGGGAAAAAAAGTATTGCGTCCTGGCGGAAAAAAACTCACCTCAAAATTGGTGGGTGGGATGCATGTTTGTCCTGAAGATTCCTTTGTTGAATTTGCGCCTGGGATAGGCTTTACAATGGCTAAGATACTTAAGGAAAAACCAAAAAATTATACTGGAATAGAACTAAATGAAGAAGCTACCGCAAAATTACGGAAAAAGCTCAACGGTGCAAAAACGGCAACAATAATTAATACCTATGCGGCCCAAACTGGGCTAAAAGATGAAAGTGCAGACAAGGTTTTAGGTGAAGCGATACTCACAATGCAGGTTGATAAGCGCAAATCGGAAATTATAAGAGAAGCATTTAGAATTCTTAAAAAGGGCGGGCTTTACGGTATTCACGAACTCGGTTTAACTCCCAATGAACTGGACGTTAAATTTAAAGAGACCATTCAACGGAAGTTGGCACAGACCATTCGCGTAAATGCGCGCCCCTTAACCCAAAAGGAATGGTGCCAGCTTTTGGAAAATGAAGGGTTTGTGATAAAAGCAATCTATGAATCGCCAATGCATCTTCTAAAACCCAAACGAATGATTGCCGATGAAGGAATTTTTAGAGCTCTTAAAATAGGTTTTAATATTCTCTCGCATCCGGCTGCCAAAAAACGAATTTTAAAGATGCGAAAAATCTTCAATAAGTATGAAAACCAAATGACTTCATATGCTATAATTGCCCAAAAACCTTGA
- a CDS encoding D-serine ammonia-lyase — MYSKNKIDSFIKEIPLLKDIMNLKPVVWLNPNRKPSSEMPSFPIKKEDMDAAEQLWKRFAPFFVNAFPTTAKTNGVLESPLMEIQNMKSLLNQENTKIEAHYFLKCDNALPIAGSIKARGGFFEVLHYAEKLALKAGILKKGDNYADFTTDKYKTFFNKYKIGVGSTGNLGLSIGIISAKLGFQVTVYVSADAKIWKKDLLRSKGVEVIEFNGDFSEAILAGRQKTNADPMAYFVDDENSYELFLGYTVGALRLAKQLEEANIKVDAEHPLFVYSPCGVGGSPGGTAFGLKQIYGDNVHCFFVEPTHSPAVLTGLVTGEMSNISVQDIGVDNKTEADGLAVGRPSNFATSVSSHLVSGIYTIEDEQLFILLAKLMDTEKIFLEPSATAGLIGPQRIATTNYAEKNNLNMQNATHIVWATGGDLVPSFEREEFYKRGSEALV; from the coding sequence ATGTATTCAAAAAATAAAATAGATTCTTTTATTAAAGAAATACCTCTTTTAAAGGATATTATGAATTTAAAACCTGTGGTTTGGCTAAATCCCAACAGAAAACCAAGTTCGGAAATGCCTTCTTTTCCTATTAAGAAGGAAGATATGGATGCTGCTGAGCAATTGTGGAAGCGCTTTGCCCCCTTCTTTGTTAATGCATTTCCAACCACTGCAAAAACCAATGGTGTGTTGGAATCTCCGTTAATGGAAATTCAAAATATGAAGTCGCTTTTAAACCAAGAAAACACAAAAATTGAAGCACACTACTTTCTAAAATGCGACAACGCCCTTCCAATTGCGGGTTCGATTAAAGCACGCGGTGGTTTTTTTGAAGTATTGCACTATGCCGAAAAATTGGCGTTAAAAGCAGGTATTTTGAAAAAAGGAGACAATTACGCTGATTTTACGACAGATAAATACAAGACATTCTTCAACAAGTATAAAATTGGAGTGGGTTCTACTGGCAACCTGGGATTGAGTATTGGAATTATTAGTGCCAAATTGGGATTTCAGGTTACGGTTTATGTTTCGGCTGATGCCAAAATCTGGAAAAAAGATTTGCTGCGTTCCAAAGGAGTTGAAGTGATTGAGTTTAATGGCGATTTTAGTGAAGCGATTCTCGCAGGCAGACAAAAAACGAACGCCGACCCAATGGCGTATTTTGTGGATGATGAAAACTCCTACGAATTATTTTTGGGCTACACCGTGGGTGCGCTCCGCTTAGCAAAACAATTGGAAGAGGCCAATATTAAGGTAGATGCAGAGCATCCACTGTTTGTTTATTCTCCTTGTGGCGTTGGCGGTTCTCCAGGTGGAACGGCCTTTGGGCTAAAACAAATTTATGGCGACAATGTGCATTGTTTTTTTGTGGAACCCACACATTCTCCAGCCGTTTTAACAGGATTGGTAACTGGCGAAATGAGCAATATAAGTGTTCAGGATATTGGTGTTGACAATAAGACCGAGGCCGATGGTCTGGCAGTGGGGCGCCCATCTAATTTTGCAACTTCAGTAAGTAGTCATTTGGTGAGCGGCATTTATACCATAGAAGACGAACAACTTTTTATCCTATTGGCGAAATTGATGGACACTGAAAAGATATTTTTGGAGCCATCTGCCACCGCGGGTTTAATTGGACCGCAACGAATTGCCACTACAAATTACGCCGAAAAGAACAACTTGAACATGCAAAATGCTACCCATATTGTTTGGGCAACAGGGGGTGATTTAGTACCCAGTTTTGAACGAGAAGAATTTTATAAACGCGGATCAGAAGCTCTGGTTTAA
- a CDS encoding metal-dependent hydrolase family protein gives MKKLLTLLLLLVFIASNAQDVYLHCGKLIDTKSGKELSEKTIIVSGNKIISIETGYLTPKNPKDRVIDLKNKTVLPGLIDMHVHIEGETSRDQYLKPFTLNDADVAFNAAEIARRTLLAGFTTVRDLGGSGVNVALRNAINSGKSDGPRIYTAEKALATTGGHADPTNGRKKELMGDPGPAQGVVNGVEDAAKAVRQRYKNGADWIKITATGGVLSVAKSGKNPQFSEDEIRAIVQTAKDYEMPVAAHAHGDEGMQRAIRAGVKTIEHGTLMSDETMELMKKHNTYLVPTISAGRFVSDQAKIENYYPAIIVPKALEIGPKIQEMFARAYKKEVPIVFGTDAGVFPHGQNAKEFGYMVEAGMPEMQAIQSATIIPAQLLNAENEIGQIAPGFLADIIAVEDNPIKSIKSLENVVFIMKNGVIYKN, from the coding sequence ATGAAGAAGCTACTAACCCTTTTGCTTTTACTCGTTTTTATTGCAAGCAATGCACAGGATGTTTATCTACACTGTGGTAAATTAATTGACACCAAAAGCGGTAAAGAACTTTCGGAGAAGACAATAATTGTTTCGGGCAACAAAATTATTAGTATTGAAACAGGATATTTAACTCCCAAAAATCCTAAAGATCGGGTAATTGATTTAAAAAATAAAACAGTGCTACCTGGTTTAATAGATATGCATGTACATATTGAAGGGGAAACCAGCCGCGATCAATATTTAAAACCATTTACTTTAAACGATGCCGATGTTGCTTTTAATGCTGCTGAAATTGCCCGCCGAACTTTGCTAGCCGGATTTACCACAGTACGCGATTTAGGAGGAAGTGGCGTAAATGTTGCCCTTCGCAATGCAATCAACAGTGGAAAATCCGATGGGCCACGAATTTATACTGCGGAAAAAGCTTTGGCTACAACGGGTGGGCACGCAGATCCCACAAACGGACGAAAAAAAGAATTGATGGGAGATCCCGGTCCTGCCCAAGGGGTTGTAAATGGCGTTGAAGATGCTGCAAAAGCTGTGCGGCAACGCTACAAAAATGGTGCAGATTGGATAAAAATTACTGCAACAGGAGGGGTTTTAAGTGTTGCGAAAAGCGGTAAAAACCCGCAATTTTCAGAAGATGAAATTCGAGCTATTGTACAAACTGCAAAAGATTATGAAATGCCGGTAGCAGCGCACGCCCATGGCGATGAAGGTATGCAGCGCGCCATTCGCGCAGGTGTAAAAACCATTGAACACGGCACGCTTATGAGCGACGAAACCATGGAATTAATGAAAAAACACAATACTTATTTAGTGCCTACAATTAGCGCTGGCAGGTTTGTAAGCGATCAAGCTAAGATTGAAAATTATTATCCGGCTATAATTGTACCGAAAGCATTGGAGATTGGCCCGAAAATTCAAGAAATGTTTGCACGAGCGTACAAGAAAGAAGTGCCCATAGTTTTTGGAACCGATGCGGGTGTATTCCCACATGGACAAAATGCAAAAGAATTTGGTTATATGGTTGAAGCTGGAATGCCAGAAATGCAAGCAATTCAATCGGCAACTATTATTCCGGCACAGCTTCTAAATGCAGAGAATGAAATAGGACAAATCGCCCCCGGGTTTTTAGCAGATATTATCGCAGTTGAGGATAATCCAATAAAAAGCATCAAATCGCTAGAAAATGTAGTTTTTATTATGAAAAACGGGGTAATTTATAAGAATTAA